TggccaaaagtgttaattttCTCAAATGGGCTTCTATTTGGGCCTTCACGATTTTTAATAAGCTAAATATGTCAATTTTCACAAAAATGGGTCTTATTTAGCAACTCACGGTTTCATGGGCCTAAAAAAGGTAATTATTGACTTTTTATGgattaaattgtcattttaaaacaaacatgggccaaaaatgtaaattttcggttaaatgggttgaaaatgtcatttttattaaatttaggCCAAAATGTTATTTCTAACAAAAGTGGGTTGAAAATGACCTTTTATACAAAATACTCAATTTGTTAGTTCTTTGGGCCTCGGATGGGCCATTCCTTTTGGATTTTGATGCATAGGGTCTTATTGGGCCATCTGAAGTCAAGTGTTTGGACTAAGTGAATAGgtaggctttagggtaaggcccaggTAAggttttgggcctaatttggaaaattgggccaaaagTGGGCCTTGGATGATTATTGGTTTTTGGGCCTTTTAGATGGTGAGTttggggccttagtcttggaccaaattAGGTGAGGGGTAAATTGGGATTTTTACCCCTATTATGGATTGTTTGATATGGATTGGAACCTAAATGTTAAATTGGGTTTTATTTTGTATTACTATGTCAAGGATTCGTCGAACCAGCAGCCTGGGATTTTCAGTAAGATTTAGCAGTCGAGTTGATCATCCTCACTGAGTTTAGcaagtctaaggcaccaatgtcggcccttgttATTTATGGTGGGATGTTAGGAGTCTGTGTGACCCTTGCATGGGTTATGCGCAACTATTAATATCGGGCGGGGCTCGATGCTAGGCGAGGTCCGATGACTGAATCATATGCTATTGTTTTATAATTATGGTATgtgtgttagcatgattatgtgatatatttattgtgtgtgtgtgtgtgtgtgtataatggGTGAAGCCCATTGTCAAGCGGGGCCTAATAATAACAtatttgtataccgagcggggctcgatgccgggcggggcccgcaTGAGGGCGGGAGCCAGTATGTGTTGTATTATGTATAGTATGTTGTAGTTTGGGGAAcccattaagctttgtgcttacggtttttagtttatgtttcaggtacttctggttccaaggggaagagctcgggatgactacatCGCACACACCACTTAGTTCCGcttttgtaatttactctaatggATATGATGTTTGATACACTTATTTTCATTTAGATTGTATTGATGATGTTTTTGGAATACTGTttgatttaaattaaaaataaaattttgggtcatatttttggaacgttacaagttgtatcagagccttcgtttgagggattcaggcacatcATCGGGTGTgtgtgaactcaaactgagggtttggtagaattttcaaaaagaaaaatgttttattaaagggtttctaataaaagaaaaagggtgtggtgcatgtaatcgACCGAggtcaagtaagttttcccaaattacccatacatgttaattgataggatttgatctgtgaatctgtgaatcgcatgctagttagggctaaggatctgctcagttttTGCATGATAGAACTCTATGAGAGATacctttgtatgcctattgtatcaCCTTGTAGACtttcatgctagtactgatcagtcagtgataagATGGCCTGGTTAAGTGATCCTTGATTATGTTTtcttgatgctcgaatgcttCTTGATGTGTTcttttaggagttctaactattttcagctaactagtaagtgaatatgctaatttacatattatgggaactaaataattttagaaggtaaggttttaactctattgttcagctcttgtctgagtccaaccgttgtagtgtgagacctttcattcgaagaattatctggtttttgtggtatgtaattatattcgtgagctagttagagggagTTAGTGGGAGTTCCTTTTGTAGCTGATGGCGGGGAATGATATGGAGTTTGCcataggaaaacctaggatgagatctagTGCTGGAGGCCTTATCTGTAAGAGAAAGTTGTATGGATATAAAGTAACTTGGTTGAGTCCAGTCAATTCTTgaagaaagtatggatagatgtggaaggcagtatgggcccgtactaataGAATCTGAGGATCCATTCTTGATTCAATGATAGTTGTGATGAAACCAGGGAGCTTGAGGAGTTTGTCACTCCCTAATATAAAGTAACTTGGTTGAGTCCAGTCAATTCTTgaagaaagtatggatagatgtggaaggcagTATAGGCTCGTACTAATGGAATCTGAGGATCCATTCTTGATTCAATGATAGTTGTGATGAAACCAGGGAGCTTGAGGAGTTTGTCACTCCCTAATATACATATTTCGATGTGTATTCTaatggtttatatggtctattttttcagtatggtgacataGAGAGGCAAACATGTTGGCAGTTCTGGTGCTGGTGAGGGTTCAggctcagactcttgtgatctttagaatggtcaaggagggtattctggaGGTTCTGGATGAGCGGTTGAGATCCGTTCATTTTGAGATGATTGCACAAGTTGGAGCACGTTCTTTGACATCCAAGGAGTTTCGGGCATGTGGAGCTTCAGACTATCACGGGGAGAAGGACCCTATAGAGAGCATGTGGTGGTTAGAAGATGTTGTTATCACCTTCCGCACTAGCCGTTGCCCTGAGGAGGAAAATTTTAGACTAGCTTCTTGCCTTTTGAAGAAAAGGGCACGAGACTAGTGGCAGAAGGTAGGAAGTGTAGTGAGTGATGATGTTGTTTATGTGATGTCGTGGGATGATTTCTTGAATAGGTTCAAAGCAGAGTTTGCACtggtgattgaggtgcaacagttggcgcgGGAGTTTGaggatctccgccagactacggagacggtggctgagatcACCGCGATGTCCCGGGAGAGGACGCTTCTGGTTCTGTAGTATGTTTTGAATGATGTAGGGttcaaagtactccatggatTATGGCAATGGGCctccttgatgaagtgtaggttattAGGCCCAAGACTTGTGTTATTCCCTATATattgtcatgtattattcataattagggttaagagtgaggcaaaatgtagccgccaaacATAATGAGGTTTCTTAGGTAGTATAGATTTACTTTAATCTTTTCTtatagtgtaatttattcctcatgttctTGAATAAAACAtttgatcattcgacatatcttcattattgtgttcgTTCTTATTTTCCACATTATATTCATCAAATCGTTCTTAGGGTTTTGACCCAGCAAGTGGTATCaaagcgggtctttgaagatctaatTCATTTtcgaagtatcggttcttgatttaaTGATTTTCTGCAtaagttattgaagatttttggtgttttggcggtttggaatcaagATTCTTGTTCGTTCTACTGTTCATGAAGATTTATGGTATTTTCTACTGTTCTTCTGGGTATTTTTTATTCCAATTTGTATCTTGTTCATATTTTCTGATTGGATCTGATCAATTGTTCAATCCAAGCTTATTATATTGCTTCCCATATCTATTTCACTTGATTTAGCCTATAGATTCGTTTCTGCACTTTCTTAAGCCGAATTCCACGTTCATGTGTTCTTGAGCCCACTTATATTGATTTTTGTTCATCGGTTTAAAACCCAAAGTCATATTTCACAATAACGTCAAATTTTTTCAGCCCTAAACTCCGAAAAGTTTACATATTTAAGGGCTGATGAACAAATTTGGATTTTTCATGAACATATTTTTTCATGAACAGTAATTTATGAGATTCCAACAAGTCTTGGCAGTTCGGAAAGTCGTACTTCACAATAACGTCAAATTTTTTCGACTATTTCTGATTTTAAACTCCGTTCTTTGTTCCATTTTATGGCCCAGGGGGGCATAGTATGTGTTTAtctattcaagatcattctcatgaccatttgaagattttataatcacgttttttattataaaaagggggaaaTTTGATATGGCCATTctaaattggatttgtgacttttcaaatttaaatattttttatgaaGCTTATGGTTGGTGTCGATATGCAGGTAGCTTTTACAGAAAAGTTCAagataaactcttctaaagattTTACAGAAAAGTTCAAGAGGAACTCTTCTAAAGCTTTGATATATCTCTGATTTTTAGTGATTTCTTGATCAAGTGACGTTACGAATCTTAAATCTGctttgttacatgatattttttggtggcttatatcattaTCTTATTTAAAGAATTTTGTGACTTGGAGGGGTAGTTCTTCAAAGATAAGAAGTGATTTTGTTTCTTAATTCCTAAATGaatttttatggcgggtttggctttcttgaagatctttgggattacattagaaaatgaagtttaaaaacaCCACTTCAGTGCTTGGTTTCACATTTATATATATCCTACAACCcgttttgaagactattgaagaatcaagactCGTGGATCGCTTTTGATATTCCTCGTCACGAGATCCTttcttatttgctagatgcttgttttggaagttgaagccttgtcatccattccatactttgagggggagatgtAGGGTTCCAAGTACTCCATGGATTATGGCTATGGGCTCCcatgatgaagtgtaggttattATGCCCAAGACTTATGTTATTCCTTATATattgtcatgtattattcataattagggttaagagtgaggcaagaTGTAGCTACCAAACATAATGAGGTTTCTTAGGCAGAATAGATTTACTTTAATTTTTTCTTCTAGTGTAATTTTTCCTCATGTTCTTGAATAAAACGTTTGATCATTCGACATATATTCATTATTGTGTTCGTTCTTATTTTCGACATTATATTCATCAAATCGTTCTTAGGGTTTTGACCCAACACAAACGTAAATAAGTCTGTTTAACCTCCATTGTTGTCAGGAAGGTAATCTAAGTGTACAAAAATAGGAAGTGTAAGAactcttttttctctctctctttctctctctccctaACACTTATGACCTTCCCTTCGGTATAGAGAATATCGATGTCTTCACACCCAGAAATGTCACATCATCATATACAATATTTCTTGACTCAACATTTTCCCACTAAATGTTGGATCAGATGAGGTACATGCTTTTCTCCTGTGGCATTCTCCCCCTAAAAGTGTGAGAAACATCAATAGCCGAGAATGTTTAAGACAGAAGAACATATCTAAGAAATGTCACCAACAAAGCACCTAGATCTGAAACTTTAAACTCCCCCTTGAACAAAGAACACTCCCTCTGTAACAGACAATACTCCCCTTAAACATACAACACTCCCCTTGAAGAAAAATCTTGAACTTTTTCTCAGAGCTGAGGTTGTCGAAACTCTGAATGGTTCAGATGAGATGTCGAAAGCGAAGGCATACGAACGTTGAATGTGAACATTAACTCCTAAATGAGTTAGGTGCAAAATTATGTTATCAGTGTCGAAAAATGAACAGTACTTTCTCTATCAGGTCTTCAAAGTTTGGTCATCAATGTCGAAAAATGAGCATTCATTATCAGACCTTCGAAGTTTCAACACCCAAGACTTCATATTTTCACAACTGTCGAAAACCAACTTTCGTTAGCAAAAAAAATTTCTCAGATCGAAAGATTCAACATTTCGACATTCAAGTCTTCAAAGCTTCAACATTTCGTCAGTCGGGTCTTTAAAGTTTCGACACTCAAACTTTCCAAGAAAAATTCGTAGGTGAGAACTTGAAACAACATTCTCAAGTGAGAAAAGGTAGAACAAAATTTGTTACTCAAAAACTTTGAGCAAAGTTCGACATCCAAAACCTCCAAGAACAAACTAAAacacaatatttttggtttttctagttttttttttatcctTCAAACAAAACAACGAAcaaaacaaaaatctttttgagtTTTTTGGGGTTTTTTAAGGCTTCAAAGAACAAAGATGaaaatgtttttgtgttttttgatTTTCTTGGGAATCAACcaaaagaaaagagaagaaacAAATATGAGATGAATTCTTTGGGAATGTTTCGCTATCAGATGCGAAAATATTACTTCCCATTCGAAAATCTCACTTCTCATATGAAAGTCATGTTGTCCAtatgaaaatttgtttttgttatCAGCCTTTGTCCCTGGAACCACAATGTGAATTCCAAACTTTCGAGCATTCGCATATAGCCTCAAAGTTTCGCATATGAAATTCATTACTAAAAAAATTTGAGCAAAGTTCGACATCCAAAACCTCCAAGAACAAACTAAAacacaatatttttggtttttcgagtttttttagccttcaaacaaaaaaatgaacaaaacaaaaaactTTTTGAGTTTTTCGGGGTTTTTTGAGGCTTCAAAGAACAAAGAAAAAAGAACACAGATGaaaatgtttttgtgtttttcgaTTTTCTTGGGAATCaaccaaaagaaaagaaaagaaacaaaaatGAGATGAAGAGAACGTTCTTTGGGAAAGTTTCGCAATCAAAAGCGAAAGATTCATTATCGGAGGCAAAGGTTCAACCAAATGTGAAATCTCACTTCCCATACGAAAATATCACTTCTTATACGAAAATCACGTTTTCCATATGAAAATTTGTTATGTTATCAGCATCTATCCTTGGAACTGGAACCAGAATGTGAATTCCAAACTTTTGCATATGAAATCCTATCTTCTCAACGAAAATTTGATTTTCTTCCTCAAGCTTTCAAATACAATTTTCGCACAATGAGAGTCGAATCGTAATTTTTGACCTTCAAACTCCAACTTCTGTCACTCCCTAAAAACTTGTTAAGGCCGAAAGCAAGGAGTCTAGAGTTTCGCTTTCCAAGAAAACCTGCTTCTCAtgaagacacacacacacacacacacacacacacatatatatatatatatatatatatatatatatatatatatatatatatatatatatatatattgtagtttAATGTAGGCTGGTTATTTTAAAACTTTATCACCATTTAAAAAAAGGAGTgaaattttaaatgatttaaattttattttattcacaCGTTCATTATTAATGATTTCAACTCGTATGCATCGAGGTTTATCAAGTTTGATGAAAAATTGGGATATTTTTGTATAAGTGGAGATTGTTTGTGGTTTATTTGGGTTTTCATTCAGAATCGGTGGGTTAAAGTAGATGTTAGTAATTACAATGTTGGTACAAATGAATGGTAAGATTATCGAAACAATCACCTTTATTTCTTTAAAGAAAATATGATTGAGTATGTCGTTCTAGCACATCGTTCTCATGAATTATTTTCATTTCGTTCATATTTTGAGATAGTGACGATGACAAGTAGAAATATGTGATTGTATATATTTTAAATTGCATTCGAAAACCGTTTTTTTCTTATGAAGATGTTACTATTTTATATTGGTTTATGATTGAATACTTTgtttttacttttaatttatagTTTCAATCGTCAAGtcatgttttattttgttttaagatattaattttttttaatatatctaTTGAAGaacttaaaaaattcattttaaccCATTAATACTCCAATTCATTTTCTATGAAAATTTATGTCATTTATATTTACAAATAAAACTGGTGTGTTATTGTGTTCAGATTTTTTAGTGGTGGTGAAtgttattttattcaaaaatatgcatgttgattgcttttgttgtttttgaaaagtagcAATGTACTATTCTTTTTCCCAATAAAAGTGGTGTAgtttttatatttacttaattGATTCATATAGCAtcatcaatttatcatttttacttAAATATAATGCAATTAAATATGCATTGACATAATCAATTTATcctttttatttaattgtttttaatattttttattatacttgttctaacgttttatttataacatcctacttttgTGTTTCTTAATCTATTTATTTCATGTTTACTTTTTCTATAATAGGAGGCTTATGGAAGAATACTTGGATTCGCATCTAGTACAATAATGTCCTAAGAGGTTTGTTTAATTTTGTCTATTAAAGTATCCTACTTTCATAACATTGTACTTTATAGTTTTTCCTATCATGACATTCTACTAACAAAATCTATCTAACATCTTATATTCATGTTTCAATTGTAGGTTGTGTATGAACACAGGAAATATGTGGGGAGATGGATATTAACGATGTAGAAATTGAGGCTAAACATCAACAAATGTGAAAGTTGTGGAAATGGATACAAAAATTGCAACAATAGATGCCAAACATCAGGGGGAGTTAAGAATTATGGTATTTTGAAATCAAATATCGGTTAATGTTAAACTTTGATATTTGATTTTTTAGGATTTTTTGGTAAAATTTGATAGTTGATTCTTTTGGTATTTTTAGGTTAATGGTTGGTTTTTTAGtgtatatttatttatgttttctgTATTTAATATTAATGTTTGTTTTAGGATTCTATAATTTATTTGatgttttttggtatttttgtttgATATTggtaataaaaaaacaaaaaaaaaatcttattatgTTATTAAATTTTCAAGGGTTCAACAATGGACTAAAAAAATTGTATCATGCATTTGCGAGGGATCAATGATGGATCACAAAAATCTGATATCATACATTTGCGACGAATCAGCAACGGACTACAAAACAAATATGGAGATCTAAGACGGATCCACGACAGAATATTGTTACTAAGTTTTGTCGCTAGATGTCCTAAATAAGTGTAGTAAGTAACCATTTGCAATGGATAATCTTTCGCTAAATCGTCGCAAGGAAAAACCAATCTGTCGCAAAATCCCTGGCTGGCACATTAGTCATGCTTAAATTAGCTAAGGAGTTTGTATGTTGTTGATATGTCGCAAACAATCATTAGCAACAGATTAGCGACGGATTGGTCTGTCGTTGAAACTCTTGTTTCTAGTAGTGAACATAAACAATAtttgaaaaatataaattaaaatttttggtttttaGTTAACTGttcgtaaaaaaaaaaagaaaaaaaaaaaacatgaaccaTTAACGAACCGAATAACTGAAGATTTTACCGGTTCAGTTAAACAAACTGTAAATTTTAAAAGTATCGGTTAGGTTAACCTGAAAATCGATACCGTTTTTTGGTATttaggttcggtttttcaattttcgGATATTTTGAACACCACTTGTAACAAAGATTAGTTGGTTTGAGTTTTGGACCATTGGAAGTGGTTTCGGTGAAACTATTGAAACGGttttcaaataataaaaaattgataTTTATATAGTAGAAAAGTGTCGTTATTGTTGATGATACAAGGTTGTTGTGGTTTTCCAATACAGATTTCGAATCTTGAATACCCAAGAAACATTTTCCTATAAATTAAAAGTAGAAAAATCTCTTTTTGAAGCTCCAAACGATCCCAGATTAAAGTCTAAAACATGCAGCAAAAGTGGCAGAAACTTAGGTTTTTCCAATAGTTTTTATTAAACCGGATGTAAGGCTGAACGGTGTCCTAAAGTTTTTACCGATGTCACTTAAATTTCACAAAGGATTTAATATTTTGCCTATGAAAAATATAAGGTGTTTAGGATTGCCACCCGTAAAAAGGGAAGAAAATAGATTGATTTTCAATGGCAAAGATGAAAGAGATAACGGTGGGTTTCCACCATCGGTATATTACGGCCCGCAATAATACCATTGGGGGCAGTATTCACCGCCGGTAAAACCCCTCCACATCATCATACTATCAGTGAGATCTTCGTGACACCCGTATAGCCTAATTATAGGTTCGGACATTTTTTTACCAAACCGGTTTTGcatcaaaatgttttttttttccattttagaGAAAATATCAATACCGATTTAAAACCAGTCCGCTTCAGTTTGATAAACTGATTTGTGTACTGGCgcgtatttttggagtttttctaTAGCTTTTATTTTCTCCGATATTATCACATTAAGATAAAGACATTTATGTTTATTTCCAATTTCATCTCCCAAGAAGCGGTAACCGTTGTCTTAATCATTCGCTTCCCGACGTTTTCTATAAAGCCAAAATTGAGTACCAGAGGATGTCCAACATCTCAATAATGGCATTGCTTCTACAGCTGTTTCTTCTTCTGTCTCTTCCACTCGTCTACCTTCTTCTCAAACTTACCAAAAACAGATCAAGATTCAGTCCACCAGGCCCTCTTGGACTACCCTTCATCGGAAACTTGCACCAGATAAATCACTCAAACCTCCATACTTCCCTATGGCAACTCTCCAAATCCTACGGTCCAATCGTATCCCTCCACTTGGGATTCATCCCAGCTATCGTTGTTTCTTCAGCGAGTCTAGTGAAAGAAGTATTGAAAACCCAAGATATCATTTTTTGCAATAGGCCTTCATTGATTGGCCAACAAAAGGTATCTTACAATGGCCTCGAAGTCGTTTTTTCACCCTGCAATGAGTATTGGAGAGAGATGAGAAAGGTCTTTATGGTTAACTTGTTAGGACCTAAAAAGGTTGAACGTTTTAGGTATATTCGAGAAGATGAGGTCTCCAGTACCATGACGAAGATACATGAGCTGACACTATCGTCAAAGCCAGTAAACTTGAGCGAACTCATGAAGAGTGTTGCGAGTAGTATAATGATGAGATTGGCTTTTAGCAGGAGGTACAAAGATGAACAGGAAAGAGAGGAGGTTCCTCGACTACTTACTGAAGTTCAGGCGATGATGGCGGATTTCTTCGTTTCAGATATTTGGCCAGGTGTGCCTTTTGTGGGTTTGTTTGATAGGTTATTGGGCAAGAAGGATAGGTTAGATAAATGTTTCCAATACTTTGATGTGTTTTACCAAGAACTCATTGAGGAACACCTCAGTTCTCCAAACCCAAAGTCGCATGATAAAGAAGAGGATTTTATTGATATTTTACTACGACTCAAAGAAGACCAATCCCTAAACCTCACGTACGATCACATTAAAGCCTTGCTCATGGTAATTCGCTGAACAAACTTTTATTAGTTTGCTTCACTTCTATATGATCTCTTTCTTGGATCTAGTGTCTAACTGTTCTTTTGTTTGTCTTTTAGGATATACTTGTAGCCGGAACAGATACTAGTACGGCTACAGTGGTTTGGGCAATGACAGCGCTCATAAAGAACCCGAAAGTAATGAAGAAAGCACAAGAAGAAGTCAGAGAAGTCGTTGGAAAGAAAGGTAAAGTTGATGAAGATGATCTTTCAAAACTTAACTATTTGAAAGCAGTTGTAAAAGAGATCTTTAGGTTATATCCTCCGGTTCCACTTCTAGTACCACGCGAAACAACAAAAGACACCATTTTACATGGCTACAAAATCAAAGCGAAAACCCTTGTTTTCGTGAATGTATTGGCAATTGGAAGGGATCCTGAATCCTGGGAGAGCCCAGAGGAGTTCTTGCCGGAGAGGTTTTTGGGAAGCAATATCGACTTTAAAGGGAATGATTTCGAGTTAATTCCCTTTGGGGCTGGCAGAAGAATCTGTCCTGGAATCTCGATGGGAGTTGTCACTGTGGATCTTTTGCTTGCTAATCTTGTTtacttgtttgattgggggttgccCAATGGTATGAACAAGGAAGAAATAGATTTTGATGTTAACCCTGGGATAACCATGCACAAGAGGAATGATCTTTGCCTTATGGCTCATACGTACTTGTAAAAGAAGATTATCCATATATTTAGCGTGTTTTTAATGTTATGAGTAAAGGCTTGCTAATGCTCTTATATATGTCTATCACTGTCTTCTAATAGTTTCTCAATTTTTGTGGATATATGAAGTAGAGATATTATTCGGGTTGGAACCGGACCGAATCGACCAGAACCCGAAACCGAATAAGAGTAATTGTATGAACAAAAAACCGAACCGATTAACcaatacgggttcggttcggttcgagtATTAATCGGTTCGGTGTAGTTATTACCAGAATAACCCGAATATGTACAAAATGATTAAGAACCTAATATAACCGGAAAAAACCGAATAACCCGTATTAGGATTCTACAACCCGAATAAtagaataacaatgtacttttatacatcaacataaaacatTCAAAGACTAACATAACACAATAACACATTGAAAGAATAACATTTACGTAGTAGATTAACATAACAAGAATTAATTTTTACTTGAGTTTTTGAGTTAGAGCTCAATTTTTCATGAGTAGATAAAGTATCAATTCATGAATCCTTAGAGACAATAGGATTGGTCGATTTTTGAAAGTCTGAAACAAGATGAATGATCGACAAAAGTGATTTCGAGTTTGAAAATAGTTGAGAAGATTAGTGGATTTTGAAACGAAGAGAACGAGCTTAGGGTTTTTCTTTTCTATTATTAATGACGAGGACATGAGTGTGAATCGTGATTTTGATTTATGTCGATAGGAAAAAGGGGATGGGGAATACTTATTCGGGTGGGGTATTTAGAACCGAATAAGCTTTTATTTGGGTAGCCTGGATAGAATAACCCGAGAACCGAATAAACATAATATAGATACCCAAAACCCGAATCGAATTGTTTATTTAGGCTTAATTCGGTTCGGGTTTTCGGACAAAATTTCCATCTATAATATGAAGTAAGTTTAGGTGCTATATATGATAGCTTTCGGATGGAACCATCAACACGTTCTGATTTGATCGACATCCATTACCCGACAGACCTATGAATGAACGAATGAAAATCCTCTAAAAACTTTGAATAGTTAAAGAATTCTATCTCCATTGAGCGATTTGAATCATCTAACACTAAATGGTCTTTAtctttaaattatattttgtatAACTTTTATTAAATAATGGTATTAATAATATACTTTAAATGATTTTCTATTTAATAACTATATACACTAGGTCCACAATTCAATATTGAATGAGTTCAATGGTATGAACTTTTTGTTTAATCAATTCCACTCAAATGCATTGCACTCTTATTGAACCTAAACTTACTTCATATTATGGATGAAAATTGTGTCCGAAAATCCTCTAAACAAACTTTGAATAGTTAAAGATTCCTAACACCATTGGGAGATTTGAGTCTTCTAACAATAAATGGTCTTTAtctttaaattatgttttgtatAACTTTTATTAAATAATGGTATTAATAATATACTTtaaatgaatttgtatttaataaCTATATACACTGGTCCACAACTCAATATTGAATGAGTTCAATGGTATGAACTTTTTGTTTATTCAATTCCACTCAAATGCATTAAGAACCTAATATAACCGGAAAAAAACCGAATAACCCGTATTAGGATTCTATAACCCGAATAAtagaataacaatgtacttttatacatcaacataaaacatTCAAAGACCAATATAACACAATAACACATTAAAAGAATAACATTTACGTAGTAGATTAACATAATGAAAATTAATTTTTAGTTGAGTTTTTGAGTTAGAGCTCAATTTTTCATGAGTAGATAAAGTATCAATTCATGAATCCTTAGAG
The genomic region above belongs to Lactuca sativa cultivar Salinas chromosome 4, Lsat_Salinas_v11, whole genome shotgun sequence and contains:
- the LOC111886550 gene encoding 6,7,8-trihydroxycoumarin synthase; the encoded protein is MSNISIMALLLQLFLLLSLPLVYLLLKLTKNRSRFSPPGPLGLPFIGNLHQINHSNLHTSLWQLSKSYGPIVSLHLGFIPAIVVSSASLVKEVLKTQDIIFCNRPSLIGQQKVSYNGLEVVFSPCNEYWREMRKVFMVNLLGPKKVERFRYIREDEVSSTMTKIHELTLSSKPVNLSELMKSVASSIMMRLAFSRRYKDEQEREEVPRLLTEVQAMMADFFVSDIWPGVPFVGLFDRLLGKKDRLDKCFQYFDVFYQELIEEHLSSPNPKSHDKEEDFIDILLRLKEDQSLNLTYDHIKALLMDILVAGTDTSTATVVWAMTALIKNPKVMKKAQEEVREVVGKKGKVDEDDLSKLNYLKAVVKEIFRLYPPVPLLVPRETTKDTILHGYKIKAKTLVFVNVLAIGRDPESWESPEEFLPERFLGSNIDFKGNDFELIPFGAGRRICPGISMGVVTVDLLLANLVYLFDWGLPNGMNKEEIDFDVNPGITMHKRNDLCLMAHTYL